The proteins below come from a single Thermodesulforhabdaceae bacterium genomic window:
- a CDS encoding CoB--CoM heterodisulfide reductase iron-sulfur subunit B family protein has protein sequence MFREIAYYPGCSIEGTAKEFDESVREICKVFGISLREIPDWNCCGSTPAHIYEPLLSAALSGRNLAIAESVGFDKVMTPCPGCLKALKGSLEAFRDPTKKEDFLRILNMPFEGRIKAVSIVQFLIEDIGVDEIERNVVFPLEGITVVPYYGCLLTRPPKFAEFDDPEQPTSMDRLLGAVGAKVPHFPFKTECCGATYGVLRKDIVGKLTGRILKMAQDLKADAIAVACPLCQQNLDLRQGQVERYRKESFEIPVIYITQIIGLALGIEPKKLGLHRLAVKPNFLFEMSRKGKENFVLEKQT, from the coding sequence ATGTTTCGTGAAATAGCCTATTACCCTGGTTGTTCAATTGAAGGAACTGCTAAGGAATTTGATGAGTCGGTGCGGGAAATTTGTAAAGTTTTTGGAATCTCTCTTCGAGAAATCCCTGACTGGAACTGCTGTGGATCAACTCCCGCTCACATCTACGAACCACTTCTTTCTGCCGCTCTTTCTGGAAGAAACCTTGCTATTGCTGAATCGGTAGGATTTGATAAGGTGATGACTCCATGTCCTGGTTGCCTTAAGGCTCTTAAAGGATCTCTGGAGGCATTTCGAGATCCCACCAAAAAAGAAGATTTCCTTCGCATCCTCAACATGCCCTTCGAAGGCAGAATAAAGGCGGTTTCAATAGTTCAGTTTTTAATAGAAGATATCGGCGTTGATGAAATAGAGAGAAATGTTGTTTTCCCCTTGGAAGGCATAACAGTTGTGCCTTATTACGGATGTCTTCTTACTCGTCCTCCTAAGTTTGCCGAATTTGACGATCCTGAACAGCCCACGTCTATGGATCGATTATTAGGAGCGGTCGGTGCTAAAGTTCCACACTTTCCTTTTAAAACCGAGTGTTGCGGAGCGACCTACGGGGTGTTGAGAAAGGACATTGTGGGAAAACTTACAGGACGGATTCTAAAAATGGCGCAAGATCTTAAAGCCGATGCTATTGCTGTGGCTTGTCCTCTTTGCCAGCAGAATCTTGACCTGCGTCAAGGACAGGTTGAACGCTATCGTAAAGAATCTTTCGAAATCCCAGTTATTTATATTACCCAGATAATAGGATTGGCTTTAGGGATAGAACCTAAAAAGCTTGGTTTACATAGGCTGGCTGTGAAGCCTAACTTCCTGTTTGAAATGAGTCGTAAGGGAAAAGAAAATTTTGTCTTAGAAAAGCAAACATAA
- a CDS encoding 4Fe-4S dicluster domain-containing protein yields the protein MERLRTLTLNNTFDEHFIRLVEEESGQQISKCYQCGNCSASCNYTFVYDYPVNQIMRLIQLGQKAAVLSSRSIWLCAACTACSTRCPCNIEVTRVMEALRVMSLREGIISIKDVEVFYEEFLKSVKTFGRVFETGLLPIVNLRTGRLTNDMELAPKVFKARKLHLLPSIIKGRKEVAAIFDRFESWQHQKMAHKG from the coding sequence CTACGAACTCTGACGCTTAATAATACCTTCGATGAGCACTTTATTCGGCTGGTTGAAGAAGAAAGCGGGCAGCAAATTAGCAAATGCTATCAATGTGGGAACTGCAGTGCTAGCTGTAATTATACCTTCGTTTACGACTATCCAGTAAATCAGATTATGCGCCTTATTCAGCTTGGTCAAAAGGCTGCTGTTCTCTCGTCTCGTTCTATATGGCTTTGTGCTGCTTGTACGGCCTGTTCAACAAGGTGCCCGTGCAACATAGAGGTTACTCGAGTGATGGAAGCCCTGCGAGTGATGTCCCTTAGAGAAGGAATCATATCCATTAAAGATGTAGAGGTTTTCTACGAAGAATTTTTGAAGTCGGTAAAGACTTTCGGACGAGTTTTCGAAACAGGGTTATTGCCTATCGTGAATTTACGAACGGGTCGCCTTACAAACGATATGGAGCTGGCTCCCAAGGTCTTCAAAGCTAGAAAGCTTCATTTGTTGCCTTCTATTATCAAAGGACGAAAGGAAGTTGCGGCTATATTCGATCGGTTTGAATCCTGGCAACACCAAAAAATGGCTCATAAAGGCTAG